In the genome of Candidatus Omnitrophota bacterium, the window ATTCAGGACGAAATTGAAGAACCTGGCGGCATGGATCAATTCTTCCTGAACCTGCACCCGCATCCAGACGCCGAATCCTTTCAGATTGATCGACTCGAAGTAGGCGGCCATCGACATATAGAGATAGGCGGAAAAAAATTCTTCATTGATTTGTTGATTGAAGGCTTTTTGAATTTTTTTGTTCATCATGGTATAGTTTCTCCTTATGATTCGAACCTTGCGTTTCCCATCGGTTTTTTATCTTTAAAACGATTATCAATTATACCCGCCCCTGCGCCGCTTCGCCAAGAAAGCGCCTCGCTCCGGTCTTTCGCCTAGGCGATCCGTCCTTCCAATTCTTTCAAAAAGTACAGCGTATCCACTCCTTTTCCTCTATCGTCGGCGATTGTATGGATCGCGGCGAAACCCAGCTTGCGCAACAGGGGAATATGTCCGGCGTTCGCGCTCCACGTGCGGGTAGAAATATAGCGAACGCCATTTTGTTCGCACCAGCGAAAGAGAAAATCGTAGAACGAACGGCCTATCCCCTGTCCCCGGCCAGCGGGAGAGACGCAGATCGTCGTTATGTGAGCAATGGGAAAATAGGGCGTCAGAATCGGCGTATCCGGATTCAACCGGAACGAAAGAAAACCGATAATCTTCCCGCCGTCGTCCTCCGCCAAAATGGCGCGTTGTTTCAGGATTTCAGTGAAATAGGCGTCAAGGCCCGCCGCTTCGCTTTGATTCGCGAAATCGGTTTGCATCGTCCCTGTTCGATCCGATAAGGGCGGGAAAAATTCCTTATCGCAAATCCGCAAGATTTCGAAGAGGGAATCCTTCACGCGGTCGTCGTAACTTTCAGCCAATGCAATGCGCATAGTTTTACTCCGGTTTCGCCAAACGCTTCACTCGCACGTTGCGGTATTGAATGGCGCCGTCGTAATTCTGAAATCCCAGATATCCCTGCCGCGGGCGCAGTTTCAGCGGATGTTCGGACGGCTTCTCCTTATCCAAATCGGCGTTGACGATTTCAATTCCATTCAGATAGACGCGGATGAAATTCTTTTCGGCGGCGATTTCCATGGTTTGCCATTCTCCCGCCTTGCGGAAAACGCGGACGGAGGGAGCGTATTCGCGATAGATCGATCCCGTCATTTGCCAATCCTGAAGTTTGCCCCAATGCGTTGCGTCGTCGTCGATCACCTGGATTTCCATTCCCGCATAAGCCCCGTCGCCCTGGCCGGGATGGCGGATGAAAACGCCGCTGTTGCCTTCCTTGGGAACGTTGAATTCCAATTTAAGATCGAAATCGGAATAATTGTTTTCGACGGTTCCAATCCAGCCGCCGCCTTGCCCTTTGCAGACGAGAACGCCCTCGTCGTTGAGCGACCACGCTTGCGGATCGCCCTCTTTCACTTTCAGATGCTTGAAATCGCGCTCCTTGCCCTCCAGCAAGTTCGTATAGCCCAGTTCCTGGATGCGGACGTTGCGGAAGAGAAATTCGCGGTTTTCCGCCTGAATGCCGATGAAGCCGCGTCCGGGTTCGAGATCGTCCTTCTCCCAAATCGGTTCGCCGTCGACTT includes:
- a CDS encoding GNAT family N-acetyltransferase, which codes for MRIALAESYDDRVKDSLFEILRICDKEFFPPLSDRTGTMQTDFANQSEAAGLDAYFTEILKQRAILAEDDGGKIIGFLSFRLNPDTPILTPYFPIAHITTICVSPAGRGQGIGRSFYDFLFRWCEQNGVRYISTRTWSANAGHIPLLRKLGFAAIHTIADDRGKGVDTLYFLKELEGRIA
- a CDS encoding DUF1080 domain-containing protein, whose product is MLKSEKIMTAIGIAALISVSASAQESGWTDLFNGKDLSGWTGMNDVKFTVDPEKKELHLVEGMGWLRTDAMVDDFILELEAKPLVEGYDSGIFFRANLEGKPWPDKGYQINLRDRGMGDLVVGYKAILKARMEPEDFGTWRKIVLRAERQKASLQVDGEPIWEKDDLEPGRGFIGIQAENREFLFRNVRIQELGYTNLLEGKERDFKHLKVKEGDPQAWSLNDEGVLVCKGQGGGWIGTVENNYSDFDLKLEFNVPKEGNSGVFIRHPGQGDGAYAGMEIQVIDDDATHWGKLQDWQMTGSIYREYAPSVRVFRKAGEWQTMEIAAEKNFIRVYLNGIEIVNADLDKEKPSEHPLKLRPRQGYLGFQNYDGAIQYRNVRVKRLAKPE